One Bombus huntii isolate Logan2020A chromosome 12, iyBomHunt1.1, whole genome shotgun sequence DNA segment encodes these proteins:
- the LOC126872055 gene encoding protein salvador homolog 1-like isoform X3, producing the protein MLKKKLRLKCQLLMYGQQNQIEGRGIAIIIQLSLHPCMVQKFGNTKTTMSAVGLGSHEGKYTPNSSVPDLAQRFASLSVNTSTRDGMSSRTATPMYHSGLSPAISHTYVNQYAGSEYHLDRVQTPQMPYKPFDIDSGYDDYNHSAYRHNTGYSRCHSERSSSRNEQQEELPLPPGWSVDFTLRGRKYYIDHNTKTTHWSHPLEKEGLPTGWERIESPEYGVYYVNHITRQAQYEHPCYPHEIQAVRVVSPPRHTHFHSHSVLVPANPYLNEEIPHWLYVYSRASVALDRKLRWELFRLPELDCFNAMLTRLYKQELEEVVMRYEEYRSALLCEMEQRLKELNPETSGAVALRQSLP; encoded by the exons atgttaaaaaagaaactcCGCCTGAAATGCCAA tTATTAATGTATGGACAACAGAACCAAATAGAAGGACGAGGAATCGCAATAATCATCCAACTATCCCTACATCCATG CATGGtacaaaaatttggaaatacTAAGACAACAATGAGTGCAGTAGGTTTAGGAAGTCACGAAGGAAAGTATACTCCCAATAGTTCTGTCCCAGATTTAGCTCAAAG ATTTGCCAGTCTTTCTGTCAATACTAGTACAAGGGATGGGATGTCATCTCGTACTGCAACTCCAATGTATCATTCTGGACTCTCACCTGCCATATCTCATACTTATGTTAATCAGTATGCTGGATCTGAATATCATTTAGATCGGGTTCAAACACCACAGATGCCTTATAAGCCATTTGACATTGATTCAGGTTATGACGACTATAATCATTCTGCATATCGTCACAATACAGG ATATAGTCGTTGCCATTCAGAAAGATCAAGTTCTAGGAATGAACAGCAAGAAGAACTTCCTTTACCTCCTGGATGGTCTGTGGATTTCACTCTCAGAGGTCGAAAGTACTATATAGATCATAACACAAAAACCACTCATTGGTCTCATCCTCTTGAAAAAGAAGGCTTACCTACAGGGTGGGAAAGAATTGAATCGCCTGAATATGGTGTTTATTACGTTAA ccATATTACACGGCAAGCACAATACGAACATCCATGTTATCCTCATGAGATACAAGCAGTGCGTGTTGTATCACCTCCACGCCACACACATTTTCACTCTCACAGTGTTTTAGTTCCAGCTAACCCTTACCTTAATGAAGAAATACCTCATTGGTTATACGTATACAGTAGGGCATCGGTAGCATTAGATCGTAAATTGCGATGGGAACTTTTTCGTTTACCGGAACTTGATTGCTTTAATGCTATGCTTACTAGATTATATAAACAAGAATTAGAAGAGGTAGTCATGCGTTACGAAGAATACAG gtCAGCTTTGCTATGTGAGATGGAACAAagattaaaagaattaaatccAGAAACTTCTGGAGCAGTTGCCTTGCGACAATCTCTTCCTTAA
- the LOC126872055 gene encoding scaffold protein salvador-like isoform X1, producing MLSRKNKDLRTIKEGVVGKYVKKETPPEMPIINVWTTEPNRRTRNRNNHPTIPTSMSIPQQPSMVQKFGNTKTTMSAVGLGSHEGKYTPNSSVPDLAQRFASLSVNTSTRDGMSSRTATPMYHSGLSPAISHTYVNQYAGSEYHLDRVQTPQMPYKPFDIDSGYDDYNHSAYRHNTGYSRCHSERSSSRNEQQEELPLPPGWSVDFTLRGRKYYIDHNTKTTHWSHPLEKEGLPTGWERIESPEYGVYYVNHITRQAQYEHPCYPHEIQAVRVVSPPRHTHFHSHSVLVPANPYLNEEIPHWLYVYSRASVALDRKLRWELFRLPELDCFNAMLTRLYKQELEEVVMRYEEYRSALLCEMEQRLKELNPETSGAVALRQSLP from the exons ATGTTATCTCGAAAAAATAAGGATTTAAGAACAATTAAAGAGGGAGTTGTTGGtaaatatgttaaaaaagaaactcCGCCTGAAATGCCAA tTATTAATGTATGGACAACAGAACCAAATAGAAGGACGAGGAATCGCAATAATCATCCAACTATCCCTACATCCATG TCTATCCCACAACAACCCAGCATGGtacaaaaatttggaaatacTAAGACAACAATGAGTGCAGTAGGTTTAGGAAGTCACGAAGGAAAGTATACTCCCAATAGTTCTGTCCCAGATTTAGCTCAAAG ATTTGCCAGTCTTTCTGTCAATACTAGTACAAGGGATGGGATGTCATCTCGTACTGCAACTCCAATGTATCATTCTGGACTCTCACCTGCCATATCTCATACTTATGTTAATCAGTATGCTGGATCTGAATATCATTTAGATCGGGTTCAAACACCACAGATGCCTTATAAGCCATTTGACATTGATTCAGGTTATGACGACTATAATCATTCTGCATATCGTCACAATACAGG ATATAGTCGTTGCCATTCAGAAAGATCAAGTTCTAGGAATGAACAGCAAGAAGAACTTCCTTTACCTCCTGGATGGTCTGTGGATTTCACTCTCAGAGGTCGAAAGTACTATATAGATCATAACACAAAAACCACTCATTGGTCTCATCCTCTTGAAAAAGAAGGCTTACCTACAGGGTGGGAAAGAATTGAATCGCCTGAATATGGTGTTTATTACGTTAA ccATATTACACGGCAAGCACAATACGAACATCCATGTTATCCTCATGAGATACAAGCAGTGCGTGTTGTATCACCTCCACGCCACACACATTTTCACTCTCACAGTGTTTTAGTTCCAGCTAACCCTTACCTTAATGAAGAAATACCTCATTGGTTATACGTATACAGTAGGGCATCGGTAGCATTAGATCGTAAATTGCGATGGGAACTTTTTCGTTTACCGGAACTTGATTGCTTTAATGCTATGCTTACTAGATTATATAAACAAGAATTAGAAGAGGTAGTCATGCGTTACGAAGAATACAG gtCAGCTTTGCTATGTGAGATGGAACAAagattaaaagaattaaatccAGAAACTTCTGGAGCAGTTGCCTTGCGACAATCTCTTCCTTAA
- the LOC126872066 gene encoding probable maleylacetoacetate isomerase 2, whose protein sequence is MSVMGKPVLYSYWRSSCSWRVRIALNLKEIPYDIKPVSLIKSGGEQHSNEFREINPMEQVPALHIDNHTLIESLNILQYLEETRPHRPLMPADPVKRARVREICEVIASGIQPLQNLVVLIYVGEERKKEWAQHWITRGLTAVEKLLSSSAGKYCVGDEITLADCCLIPQIFNARRFLVDLRPFPTILRVDRHLENHPAFTAAHPNNQPDCPPEATK, encoded by the exons ATGTCCGTCATGGGAAAG CCAGTACTCTACTCCTATTGGCGGAGTTCTTGCTCGTGGAGAGTACGAATTG CAttgaatttaaaagaaatcCCCTATGACATAAAGCCAGTTAGCTTGATAAAAAGTGGTGGAGAACAACATTCTAATGAATTCCGTGAGATCAATCCAATGGAGCAGGTGCCTGCACTTCATATTGACAATCACACGTTAATAGAATCT tTAAATATCTTGCAATACCTAGAAGAAACCAGACCACATCGACCTTTAATGCCTGCAGATCCAGTAAAACGAGCAAGAGTCAGAGAAATTTGCGAGGTTATTGCTAGTGGTATACAGCCTTTGCAAAATTTAGTCGTGTTGATTTATGTTGGAGAAGAACGCAAGAAGGAATGGGCACAACACTGGATTACTAGAGGTTTAACAG ctgtagaaaaattattgtCATCCAGTGCAGGGAAGTACTGCGTAGGTGATGAAATCACATTAGCAGACTGTTGCTTAATACCACAGATATTTAATGCAAGGAGGTTTCTCGTTGACCTACGACCTTTCCCAACGATTTTAAGGGTAGATCGTCATTTAGAGAATCACCCAGCCTTTACCGCTGCTCATCCAA
- the LOC126872055 gene encoding scaffold protein salvador-like isoform X2: MLSRKNKDLRTIKEGVVGKYVKKETPPEMPIINVWTTEPNRRTRNRNNHPTIPTSMSIPQQPSMVQKFGNTKTTMSAVGLGSHEGKYTPNSSVPDLAQRFASLSVNTSTRDGMSSRTATPMYHSGLSPAISHTYVNQYAGSEYHLDRVQTPQMPYKPFDIDSGYDDYNHSAYRHNTGRCHSERSSSRNEQQEELPLPPGWSVDFTLRGRKYYIDHNTKTTHWSHPLEKEGLPTGWERIESPEYGVYYVNHITRQAQYEHPCYPHEIQAVRVVSPPRHTHFHSHSVLVPANPYLNEEIPHWLYVYSRASVALDRKLRWELFRLPELDCFNAMLTRLYKQELEEVVMRYEEYRSALLCEMEQRLKELNPETSGAVALRQSLP; encoded by the exons ATGTTATCTCGAAAAAATAAGGATTTAAGAACAATTAAAGAGGGAGTTGTTGGtaaatatgttaaaaaagaaactcCGCCTGAAATGCCAA tTATTAATGTATGGACAACAGAACCAAATAGAAGGACGAGGAATCGCAATAATCATCCAACTATCCCTACATCCATG TCTATCCCACAACAACCCAGCATGGtacaaaaatttggaaatacTAAGACAACAATGAGTGCAGTAGGTTTAGGAAGTCACGAAGGAAAGTATACTCCCAATAGTTCTGTCCCAGATTTAGCTCAAAG ATTTGCCAGTCTTTCTGTCAATACTAGTACAAGGGATGGGATGTCATCTCGTACTGCAACTCCAATGTATCATTCTGGACTCTCACCTGCCATATCTCATACTTATGTTAATCAGTATGCTGGATCTGAATATCATTTAGATCGGGTTCAAACACCACAGATGCCTTATAAGCCATTTGACATTGATTCAGGTTATGACGACTATAATCATTCTGCATATCGTCACAATACAGG TCGTTGCCATTCAGAAAGATCAAGTTCTAGGAATGAACAGCAAGAAGAACTTCCTTTACCTCCTGGATGGTCTGTGGATTTCACTCTCAGAGGTCGAAAGTACTATATAGATCATAACACAAAAACCACTCATTGGTCTCATCCTCTTGAAAAAGAAGGCTTACCTACAGGGTGGGAAAGAATTGAATCGCCTGAATATGGTGTTTATTACGTTAA ccATATTACACGGCAAGCACAATACGAACATCCATGTTATCCTCATGAGATACAAGCAGTGCGTGTTGTATCACCTCCACGCCACACACATTTTCACTCTCACAGTGTTTTAGTTCCAGCTAACCCTTACCTTAATGAAGAAATACCTCATTGGTTATACGTATACAGTAGGGCATCGGTAGCATTAGATCGTAAATTGCGATGGGAACTTTTTCGTTTACCGGAACTTGATTGCTTTAATGCTATGCTTACTAGATTATATAAACAAGAATTAGAAGAGGTAGTCATGCGTTACGAAGAATACAG gtCAGCTTTGCTATGTGAGATGGAACAAagattaaaagaattaaatccAGAAACTTCTGGAGCAGTTGCCTTGCGACAATCTCTTCCTTAA
- the LOC126872055 gene encoding protein salvador homolog 1-like isoform X4, giving the protein MLSRKNKDLRTIKEGVVGKYVKKETPPEMPIINVWTTEPNRRTRNRNNHPTIPTSMSIPQQPSMVQKFGNTKTTMSAVGLGSHEGKYTPNSSVPDLAQRYSRCHSERSSSRNEQQEELPLPPGWSVDFTLRGRKYYIDHNTKTTHWSHPLEKEGLPTGWERIESPEYGVYYVNHITRQAQYEHPCYPHEIQAVRVVSPPRHTHFHSHSVLVPANPYLNEEIPHWLYVYSRASVALDRKLRWELFRLPELDCFNAMLTRLYKQELEEVVMRYEEYRSALLCEMEQRLKELNPETSGAVALRQSLP; this is encoded by the exons ATGTTATCTCGAAAAAATAAGGATTTAAGAACAATTAAAGAGGGAGTTGTTGGtaaatatgttaaaaaagaaactcCGCCTGAAATGCCAA tTATTAATGTATGGACAACAGAACCAAATAGAAGGACGAGGAATCGCAATAATCATCCAACTATCCCTACATCCATG TCTATCCCACAACAACCCAGCATGGtacaaaaatttggaaatacTAAGACAACAATGAGTGCAGTAGGTTTAGGAAGTCACGAAGGAAAGTATACTCCCAATAGTTCTGTCCCAGATTTAGCTCAAAG ATATAGTCGTTGCCATTCAGAAAGATCAAGTTCTAGGAATGAACAGCAAGAAGAACTTCCTTTACCTCCTGGATGGTCTGTGGATTTCACTCTCAGAGGTCGAAAGTACTATATAGATCATAACACAAAAACCACTCATTGGTCTCATCCTCTTGAAAAAGAAGGCTTACCTACAGGGTGGGAAAGAATTGAATCGCCTGAATATGGTGTTTATTACGTTAA ccATATTACACGGCAAGCACAATACGAACATCCATGTTATCCTCATGAGATACAAGCAGTGCGTGTTGTATCACCTCCACGCCACACACATTTTCACTCTCACAGTGTTTTAGTTCCAGCTAACCCTTACCTTAATGAAGAAATACCTCATTGGTTATACGTATACAGTAGGGCATCGGTAGCATTAGATCGTAAATTGCGATGGGAACTTTTTCGTTTACCGGAACTTGATTGCTTTAATGCTATGCTTACTAGATTATATAAACAAGAATTAGAAGAGGTAGTCATGCGTTACGAAGAATACAG gtCAGCTTTGCTATGTGAGATGGAACAAagattaaaagaattaaatccAGAAACTTCTGGAGCAGTTGCCTTGCGACAATCTCTTCCTTAA